The nucleotide sequence CGCCGGCCTTGCAGACGCCGTCGTCGACCAGCACGCGCTGGCCGACCCGCAGCGTGCCGGAGGCCGGCTCGGTCGGGAAAATCGGCGGGGCGGCGGCGGCCGGCGCGGCGGCGAGCGCCGCAAGGCC is from Blastochloris viridis and encodes:
- a CDS encoding DUF6719 family protein, yielding MRHLLFALAGLAALAAAPAAAAPPIFPTEPASGTLRVGQRVLVDDGVCKAGELREVVVNSRKTTDKAKYADGGPRVSRCIKR